Proteins encoded together in one Amblyomma americanum isolate KBUSLIRL-KWMA chromosome 1, ASM5285725v1, whole genome shotgun sequence window:
- the LOC144121624 gene encoding uncharacterized protein LOC144121624: protein MRKPISAEKHVAVGLHRLCSNAEDRTVAHLFGIGRSTVDIVYREFCGAVVDVLEGAWLHMQREEEMVEHIRECYAVTGFPQAIGAIDGCHCAISPPKKDAADYCNYNGWYSRYHYRFLYLNVRSPSRCHDAHVYGRSRLNKYVESDNFKSLVFVIEATPVARIILCDQAFPVTPHLLKPYPNATSGSKQAIFNDNLSKSRRIVGNAFGRAKARFKFIIKRMESKLLNAKQVIRASCTLHNICETFQDVEEQWILDAHTYNALYEQPSHNTEACAGEGQDVRAALAEYLWKQAQ from the exons ATGCGGAAGCCAATTTCCGCGGAGAAACACGTAGCTGTTGGCTTGCACCGCCTGTGTTCCAACGCCGAGGACCGGACAGTAGCACATCTGTTTGGCATCGGCCGCTCTACTGTGGACATTGTGTACAGGGAATTCTGCGGGGCAGTCGTTGACGTTCTTGAAGGCGCCTGGCTGCACATGCAGCGAGAGGAGGAGATGGTCGAGCACATTCGCGAGTGTTACGCCGTCACTGGTTTCCCGCAGGCCATCGGCGCAATAGACGGCTGCCACTGCGCCATCTCTCCGCCCAAgaaagacgcagctgactactgTAACTACAACGGATG GTACAGCAGGTACCACTACCGTTTCCTGTACCTGAACGTCCGGAGCCCGAGCAGGTGCCATGACGCCCATGTCTACGGCCGGTCACGGTTGAATAAATACGTGGAGAGTGACAACTTCAAGTCGCTTGTGTTCGTGATTGAAGCAACCCCAGTAGCACGGATCATACTCTGTGACCAGGCATTTCCAGTAACGCCGCATTTACTCAAGCCATATCCAAATGCCACAAGCGGTTCCAAGCAGGCAATATTCAACGATAACTTGTCAAAGTCAAGGCGAATTGTGGGGAACGCGTTCGGTCGTGCGAAGGCCCGCTTCAAGTTCATCATAAAGAGAATGGAATCTAAACTGCTGAACGCAAAGCAGGTCATTAGGGCGTCCTGCACGCTGCACAACATCTGCGAAACCTTTCAGGATGTGGAGGAGCAGTGGATACTGGACGCGCACACCTATAATGCACTGTACGAGCAGCCCTCACATAACACCGAGGCTTGCGCTGGTGAAGGCCAGGATGTAAGGGCCGCACTGGCCGAATATCTTTGGAAACAGGCCCAGTAA
- the LOC144100397 gene encoding acetylcholinesterase-1-like, which translates to MRSNGEEEDASAGCLTVRTNTGLVKGTLVQFRIKGQTYSTVAFYGIPFAAPPTGEHRFAEPRCVEPWNGVFDATYKRPPCAQMDSVLPKNYTIKSSNTTEDCLHISIWVPGSCVRQARGHAVIFWLYGGSFLSGGNSYDFYDGRFMTGLGDVVVAAPNYRVSVFGYLNSGTEDVPGNMGLQDQLLAARWLHANVEHFGGDRERITAAGQSAGAISISMHMVSPLMSQYGPFRRAFLLSAAAQTPLPQNRGDSARQGFADIAERAGCRADSVAESLRCLRKVETSKILGAVKSSAIWFVPTSQGPLLPSSFQDLFRRFLPSRARDVVITNVATEGTAFFEMLLPGFLGSKKKITSTLLKGTFSHLFAGVDEALIDKMMAFLGRQYDLADPDYKGWIDVIGDVLFRCPTVSFGKSLAVLGKNVYYMQYRPKPSFSLFSAETATHGDDVTLLFGFPFLYPGLASDQDMENSYRLMMHLANFAKNGSVPRLPDGSPWPLFSEATGYPIVEQTQTGYVLGAPIRDCTIANIFQQHFSGKSKRESDVTPMSKVIKLLLEMLASIPSMAYSVSGGYTNVSHNH; encoded by the exons ATGAGATCAAATGGCGAGGAAGAAGACGCGTCAGCGGGCTGTCTCACTGTGCGAACGAACACTGGTTTAGTTAAGGGAACTCTCGTTCAGTTTCGTATAAAAGGCCAGACTTACAGTACTGTCGCATTTTATGGCATCCCCTTTGCTGCGCCGCCTACGGGAGAACACCGATTTGCCGAACCCAGGTGCGTCGAGCCCTGGAACGGCGTATTTGACGCTACATACAAGCGGCCACCCTGCGCCCAGATGGACAGCGTCCTGCCCAAAAACTACACTATTAAGTCGTCCAACACTACCGAGGACTGTCTTCACATAAGCATCTGGGTGCCCGGGTCTTGCGTACGACAAGCGCGTGGCCACGCAGTCATCTTCTGGCTCTACGGAGGTTCCTTTCTTAGCGGCGGCAACAGCTACGACTTCTACGACGGCCGCTTCATGACGGGCCTCGGagacgtggtggtggcggcgcccAACTACCGAGTCTCcgtcttcggctacctcaactcGGGCACGGAGGACGTGCCCGGCAACATGGGGCTGCAAGACCAGCTCTTGGCGGCGCGTTGGCTCCACGCCAACGTTGAGCACTTCGGCGGTGACAGAGAGCGCATCACGGCCGCCGGCCAGAGTGCCGGCGCCATCTCAATCTCGATGCACATGGTCAGTCCACTGATGTCGCAGTATGGCCCGTTCCGTAGAGCGTTCCTCCTGAGCGCTGCCGCACAGACGCCGCTTCCCCAGAACCGGGGCGACTCCGCAAGGCAGGGTTTTGCGGACATCGCTGAAAGGGCCGGCTGCCGGGCGGACTCCGTGGCAGAGAGCTTGCGCTGCCTCAGAAAAGTGGAGACATCGAAAATCTTAGGGGCCGTCAAGAGCTCTGCCATATGGTTCGTGCCTACTTCTCAAGGTCCGCTGCTCCCGAGTAGCTTTCAAGACCTTTTCAGACGCTTCCTTCCGTCCCGAGCTAGGGACGTCGTTATCACCAATGTGGCGACGGAGGGGACAGCCTTCTTCGAGATGCTCCTGCCTGGCTTCTTGgggagcaagaaaaaaataaccaGCACGCTGCTGAAGGGAACGTTCTCGCACCTCTTTGCAGGTGTGGATGAAGCCCTAATAGACAAAATGATGGCGTTCCTTGGAAGGCAGTATGACCTTGCGGATCCAGATTACAAGGGATGGATTGATGTAATCGGCGACGTGCTCTTCCGCTGTCCGACCGTGTCCTTTGGGAAGAGCCTGGCTGTACTGGGAAAGAACGTGTACTACATGCAGTACAGGCCCAAGCCGTCCTTCAGTCTATTTAGCGcggagacggcgacgcacggggACGACGTGACGTTGCTGTTCGGATTCCCGTTCTTATACCCGGGCCTGGCCTCTGATCAAGACATGGAGAACTCCTACCGCTTGATGATGCACTTAGCTAACTTCGCTAAGAACGG GTCGGTACCAAGGCTTCCTGACGGCAGCCCCTGGCCCCTTTTCTCGGAGGCTACCGGCTATCCCATTGTCGAACAGACGCAGACCGGTTACGTGCTCGGTGCCCCTATCAGGGATTGTACCATCGCGAACATCTTTCAACAGCACTTTTCCGGAAAGTCAAAACGCGAGAGTGACGTCACCCCGATGTCCAAAGTCATCAAATTGTTGCTGGAAATGCTGGCCTCGATACCATCGATGGCGTACTCGGTCTCCGGCGGGTACACCAATGTCAGCCACAACCACTGA